The proteins below come from a single Miscanthus floridulus cultivar M001 chromosome 1, ASM1932011v1, whole genome shotgun sequence genomic window:
- the LOC136499597 gene encoding uncharacterized protein: MQPVCRLRLAPARAQPEVQRARAGTGTTCQPRRATTSHGVAWCLCVAPARRLRARAPCGGGATEPVEARKDGPAPAVDQADKEAELVPEELEVLEEAAITGDDEGRRPTDYDRRAHIFEESSRVFRELKKRSDGGGGSGSESGRGGVTTGAPATAAETRACNEQQQ; the protein is encoded by the coding sequence ATGCAACCCGTTTGCCGCTTGCGCTTGGCCCCCGCGCGGGCGCAGCCGGAGGTACAGCGCGCGCGCGCGGGCACGGGCACGACGTGCCAGCCCCGGCGGGCCACGACGAGCCACGGCGTCGCCTGGTGCTTGTGCGTGGCTCCCGCGCGGCGACTGCGCGCCCGCGCGCCGTGCGGAGGCGGGGCGACGGAGCCCGTTGAGGCGCGCAAGGACGGACCGGCGCCGGCGGTCGATCAGGCGGATAAGGAGGCCGAGCTGGTGCCTGAGGAGCTGGAGGTGCTGGAGGAGGCGGCCATCACGGGGGACGACGAGGGGCGCCGGCCCACCGACTACGACCGCCGCGCGCACATCTTCGAGGAGAGCTCGCGGGTGTTCCGGGAACTCAAGAAGCgaagcgacggcggcggcggcagcggaagCGAGAGCGGCCGTGGTGGCGTGACTACTGGTGCCCCCGCCACCGCGGCTGAAACAAGAGCGTGTAACgaacagcagcagtag